GTTCTTCGGATTTCCTCATCTCTTCCAATTACAGGATCTAATTTCCCCTCTCTGGCGGCAGAAGTAAGGTCTAGGCCGTACTTTTGCAGTGCTTCGTAGCTATTTTCAGCATTTTTCTGGGTCACTTTTTTGTCACCTCTAATAGCATTTATAGCCTCAAGAAGGCTTTTTTTGTGTATTTGATTTTGTTCAAATAACCTATAACAAACCCTCTCGTCATCAAATAGGGAAATCACTAAATGTTCGCTTGAAATGAAATCATCTTTGAATGATTGTTTAATATTTTTTGCTCTTGAAATTGATAAAGATATGTTTTTGCCAAAGAAAATTGATTCTTGGGCCTTCAGCATTTTTGGTTGGTTCTTTATAAAATCTTCTATTTCTGTGAGTAGAATTTTTATTTTTCCGCCCGATCTTTCTATTACTTTTATTGCAATTTCGTTTTTCTTTAGAAGAGACCAAAGAAGATGTTCAGTTTCTAAAGTCTGATGTTTTTTAGTTAATGCGAAATCTTTTGCATCAATGATTCCTTGCCAAGCGCAGTTAGTAAATTCATCAGGATTTACCTTCATCCTTAAAAATAATTGCCTTTTTAATACTATTCAAGTCTGTTGATTATATAAATATAAGAAAACCGACCTTTTTACTTGGTAAAATAAATTAGTCAGATCACTTTAAGTTTTTGTAACTAATAAGTTGAATTTTAATATCTAAGTTTGATCTGCTTTAGACCTATTATTTATATTGATTAGCGGCTTTCTCTAAATTAAAATGCTCACTCTGATTGCTAATCAATACTTTTTCGCAAATAAGAATAAATCCTTTGATGTTTAAAATTGCTATAATTTCTCTTCAGAAAAAGATTATGCTAAAAGCTTTTGATTGAATTCTTAAATATATTTTTTCAAAAAAAAAGATGGGGAAATCCCATCTTTAATAAATTCCTTTTGGAGATTTAGTTGACTACGACTTTTCCAACCATTCCTGCACCCCTGTGAGGCTCGCAGTAAAAGTCGTATGTTCCAGCTGTGCTAAAAGTTCTTTCCCAAGACTCTCCAGGAGCAAAAGCTAAATCTGGATGACTTAGAGCATCATTTCCGTCAAAAACGGCATTATGAGGAGCAAGTTTGTTGTTTACAAACTTTACGGTGTCACCAGCGCTTATGTTTAGGGTGCTTGGTTCGAAAGCAAGCATTCCTGCATCGGTGCCAAGCTTAACTTCAACAGTTGAAGCATTCACATTTGATACACCAATTACAAGGAATGCAAAGAAAGCAAATAAAGCTGTTGAAATAGAACGAATCATGAAATTAATTCTTCTCTTTTTTTAATTTTACTACTTTAGCTTCTGTTTGCCATTTTAGTGTTTAGTTAAACCAGAATTATGTAAAACTTGACTTAGAGTTTTGGCATAGCTGATACCTCCAAAGGTTTCAGGAGAGGTTACGGGCTCATGTATAAAGTGTTTTTGTCTAAGACTAAATCTATCCCAGTTTGTAATTTGAATTGGGAGTAATGTAGTTAAAAGTTCAACAAGCCAAGTCCAAAGTGGGATTTGAGGGACTTTACTCATCCCTTTCCATCTTAGAAGCGTCTGAATTACTACATCGATACTTATATAAGGTTGCCCTAAAACGAATTTTTTTATTTTAGTGCCAGTAACAAGTTGTGTAGGTTTGAAATTAGAGGTTGCTAGATGCCCGCAAATGAAAGCAATATCTGCTGCGTGAATAAAATGAAACCTTGAGAATAATTTTATCCATCTTGCTAGCCATATCCATTTCAATGCATCTCTAAGGCCTTTGGTCAGATAACTAGTTGGAAATTTACTTTTACCGTCTAAACGACCGCCAAAAACTAGTGTTGGGAAAACAGCTATGATCTTCGTTGCAAGCTGATGAGATTCAAGCTCTTTGAGGCATTGTGCTTTCGTTTGTATGTACTCTGTTCCATAGGTAAAAGCTTCGGGTAACAAATTTAAGTTTCTATCAAGAACACTTGCAGTTGAGAAATAAATAATTTGTTTGATATTGGAAGGATTTAGTAAGTCGAGCAAATTTTTTACTGCATCAATGTTTACTTCTTTCGCTCTTTTAGGATCACCCCAAGCAGTTGCAGTATGAATAACTCTGTTGACTTCTGAAAGTTCTTTCTTGAACTTATTTGATTGTCTCAAATCTCCAACTAAAATTTTAATCCTTGGGTTTTCTAAATTTATTGAAGTTATTTTTTTTGGATCTCTAACCCATAAAAATAATTCTGAACTTGAGTTTTCGATTAGCCAATTTACTATGTATTGTCCAACACATCCACTTGCACCAGTGATCAGAATTATTTCGTTTTTCAAGATGAAACTTTTATAAGTTCATTGACATTTTTACCAGCCTCGAAAAATACTCTTGCATTGTCTTCTGGCGTCCCAGGAAGTATTCCATGACCAAGGTTAAGAATATGTTTTCTACCTTTAGCTTTTTTGACGACATCAACAATTCTTGATCTAATCGCATCAGGAGTACCAAACAAAAGTCCTGGATCAACATTTCCTTGAACTCCTACTGCTTGAGGCAGCCTTTTTAGTCCATCCGCCATGTCAACAGTCCAATCTAAAGAGACTATATCTACTCCAGTTTGTCCCATCCTTTCAAGCACTCCAGCACTGCCAGAGATATATAAAATCATGGGTGTATCTGGATGTTTTTCTTTTACTAAATTGACTACCTTTTGTTGATAAGGTGCGGCAAACTCGTCATAATCTTGTGGACTTAATTGTCCTGCCCATGAATCAAACATTTGAACTACTTGGGCCCCAGATTCAATTTGATAGGACAAATAGTTTGCAATTGATTCCGCAAAGTGATTTAAAAGTTGATGCAGTAGTTCTGGTTCTTGGAATGCCATTGACTTAATAACTGCATAATTTTTGCTGCTTTTCCCTTCTACAACATATGCAGCAAGAGTCCAGGGAGCTCCTACAAAACCGAGAACTGCAGCTTTATTTCCAACGCTTTCTCTTAGCCTCCCAAGAACTTCACCAACAAAAGACATGCTTTCTTCTGGTTGCAGAGGCTTTAGGTCTTTAACCTGCTTTAGGCTTCTTATTGGGTCATTTATCAAGGGTCCTTTACTTTCAACGATGTCAAAGTTAATTCCCATTCCAGGAAGAGGAGTCAAGATATCTGAAAAAAGTATTACTCCATCTGGTTGAAAAGCTTTGAAAGGTTGCATTGAAATTTCATAAGAAAGATCGGGGTTTTCGGATCTTTCCCTGAAACTTGGATGGTTATCACGCAGGTCGCGATATACCTTCATGTATCTTCCCGCTTGGCGCATCATCCAAACAGGGGGCCTTTCAACATTCTCTCCGCGAGCGGCACGAAGTAGTAAAGGAGTAGTTTCGTTCATTATTTTGTCCTTTTATTCGAAAAACTTACATGAAGCAGTAACTTGAAAATCATGAAATACGTTCTCTGCAAAAGTTCGTCATACCTTTTGAATTTTTACATCCAGACGACAGTTGAAATTAGGTTATGAGGCAAGGTTGAAACATTTCTATTCGAGGAAGCTTAATTCTTCTTGGATTTATGCTTTAGAATCAGAACACTTAGAGGAGGAAGGCAAAGATCTATAGAATTTTCATAGCCATGTATGGTGTATAAATCTGTTGATTTTCCTCCCATATTACCTAGATTTGAACCTCCATATTGACTCGCATCTGTATTAAAAATTTCTTCATAGAATCCATCAACAGGCACGCCTATTCTGTAATTTGAATGGTCTTGAGGGGTAAAGTTTGCCACTATTACTAACCACTCTCCATCAGTTTTTTCTCTTCTCATAAAACTGATTACTGAATTTTTATTATCATCGCAATCAATCCACTGGAATCCGTATTCGTCAAAATCATTTCTCCATAAAGCAGGTTCTTTTTTGTATAAGGTATTTAAATCATCTACTAATTTCTGTATTCCTTTGTGAGGTTCATGATTTAAGAGATCCCATTGCAAATCATCCCAAACATTCCATTCTTGACGCTGCCCAAATTCCATTCCCATAAATATTGTTTTTTTACCTGGATGTGTCCACATATATGCAAGTAAGGCTCGTGTATTAGCATACTTCTGCCAGTCGTCACCTGGCATCTTATGTAGGAGATGACTTTTTCCGTGAACAACTTCATCATGGCTTAAAGCAAGCATAAAGTTTTCGGTAAAGTTATAACAAATGGAGAAAGTAATGTTGTTTTGATTGAATTGTCTAAACCAGGGGTCAATTTCAAAATAATCGAGCATATCGTGCATCCAACCCATGTTCCACTTGAGATTGAAACCAAGTCCATCTATGTCAGTTGGTTTAGTTACCCCAGTCCATGTAGTTGATTCTTCTGCAATGGAAAGTGCACCTGGAAAATGTTGAAACAGAACGTGATTAGCCTGTTGTAGAAATCTGACTGCTTCAAAATTTTCATTCCCTCCATTTTCATTAGGTATCCATTCACCCTCAGGACGAAGATAGTCTTTGTAAAGCATTGAGGCAACTGCATCAACACGTATTCCATCTATATGAAATTGATCAAACCAGAAAATTAGATTTGCAACTAGAAAATTACGAACTTCATTTCGACTGTAATTGAAGATTAAGGTTCCCCATTCTTTATGCTCTCCAATTCTGGGATCTGAATGCTCGTAAAGATGGCTGCCATCAAAATAAGCAAGTCCATGCTGATCTTTAGGGAAGTGGCCCGGAACCCAATCGAGAATGATTCCTATTCCTTCTTTGTGGCATGAATCAACGAAGGCTCGAAACTCATCTGGTGATCCATATCTACTAGTAGGTGCATACCAACCAGTTACTTGATACCCCCATGAGCCATCAAAAGGGTGCTCTGAAATTGGCATAAGCTCGATATGAGTGAAGCCTCTCTCTTTGACATAGGGAATGACCTTATTTGCTAACTCTTTATAAGTAAGCAATCTTGAGCCAGGCTTCATATCTGCGGCTGGAACAGGGGCTCTATGATCTCCGTTTGAGTTGATAAATGGATCGTCTGAGGAAGCATGCATCCAGCTTCCTAAATGCATTTCATAAACCGATATTGGTTGCGCTAAAGGATCTCTATTGTCGCGATTGGATATCCAAGACTGATCATTCCATTGAAATGAATCGATTTTTGATATGACTGAGCTTTTTGCAGGCCTTACTTCATGTTGAAAACCATAAGGGTCGGCTTTCTCATAGCAATGTCCTTTTTCAGTCCTGATTTCATATTTGTATAAATCTCCCTCACTTAGACCAGGTATGAATAGTTCCCAAATTCCCCCTAGACGTTTTTGCATAGGGTGATGTCGGCCATCCCATGAATTGAGATCACCAATAAGGGAAACGCTTCTTGCATTAGGCGCCCATAAGCAAAACATAACTCCTTGCTTATTATCTATTTCAGTGAGGTGAGCACCCATTTTTCGCCAGATGTGATGGTGATTTCCCTCCGCGAAAAGATGTCTATCAATTTCACCCATCCACTCTTTTCGGAAGCTCCAAGGATCATTTTGAACATGTTCAATGCCTCCTCTCTGTACTTTTACTTGATAATCAGTACCGGGATCTTTTTCGGTAACTCCTTCAAAGATCCATTCGTGATTTGGATTTTGTAGCTGGATTTTTGTTCCTTGTATTATCAGTTCAACTGCACTTGCCTCAGGCATCCATATTCGAATTATCCATTTATCTTTAAACGGTTGAGGACCAAGAATAGAAAAAGGATTTTCATGTCTGCATTCAGAAAGTCTTTGTCCGTCATCTTTCAAAGAATCTAGAAGAATAGAGACGGTCATGACTTATCGCTTAAATAGCTAGTAAGCTTAATCCTATGCAAGTAAATATTGAACCCCTAAGAGGAAATAAGTGATTCAAATTTAAGTTTTGAATTTAAAAGTAATAGTGAAATTGTAGTCACTAGGCAGTTAGGGCTAGGTTCTGCGCACAAATATTGACTCTGACCAGGATTTATTCCAATTGCTGGCCATCCTGATCCTGAGATTGAAATTCTTAAGCGATCTCCTTCTTTAAATGTTGCCAGAATCGGTTGAAGTCTGATTTGTTTAGCGCTTTTTATGCCTTTATCACAATTAGCAATTCTGAGAACACCAGTAGAAAGTTGAGTGGCAGTATTCTCAACCGCAGTAGGAATTATTGATAATGCAACAAACAGATCAAAACTTTCTCTGTCGCACTTGGTTTCTAAAAAAAGATTTGGAATACCTTCCAGCCTGAGATTATTCAAAATAGGATCTGATGTAAATACTGCGACATCAGGTCGAATATCAAGATTATACCTGTTCGCTTCACCCGCAGTATCACTGAGATGTCCTCCGATTGCTGGTATTGGTCTCCATGGGTCGTGAACTAAATTCACTTCACTATCGGATTCTAAATCAGAATAAGGGACTAGGCGTCCTTCAAGATGACTTGTTGCGGCTAAACCTTCGCTAAGAAGATTCCATGTAGGAGCTTTATTTTGAACCGAAAGTTCCCAACTCTTAGTGGTTAGATTCCATAGATTGATTTGAGGGAAATCAATCTCTTTGTTTTTTTCTTTTAAATGAGAATCAAAAAAATCTAACTGGGTACGTTGTACACCCTCCCACCATTGAAGATGAGTAGCAGGACCAATTAGTAATTTAGGATTGCCTCCTGTCTTTTTAGATTTCTCAAAAATATCTAAAATCCCTTTCAAATGAGGATCCCACCAACCCCCAATTAGGAGCAAAGGTTTTTTTAACCAGCTATCTAATGGCTCATGGGTTTTCCATTGAGGAGTTTTGCTAGACGAAAGATTTAGCCATTTATATGCCATCCCTTCTGGATCATTCTTTTTGAGTAAATAATGACCGTTATATAAGTATTTTTTCGATTCAAGATTTTCACGGATTTCGTGCCAAGCTGTCCAATTTTTCTCTCTTTGTGCTTTTTGGGCGGCTAATTGCAAACCCCATCCAATTCCCAAGTGCCACCAAAACGCTCCTCCTTCACAACTCCAATGTTCATTCTCTGAAAGACCTGTCATTGCAGGAATAATGCAATCAGGTGGAGGAGTACCTTCCTCCGCAATGAGTTGTGTTAAGCCTTGATATGAAAAACCGTATGTGCCTAGTAGGCCATTGCATTCAGGCAAGGATCGAACCCAATTGTGAGTTTGACTAGTGTCTGAAGCTTCTTGACTGAAACCTGAAAACTCTCCTTCAGACCCACCTTGACCTCGTACATCTTGTATGACGACTAGATAGCCCTTACTAGCCCACCAAGATGGATGAGCATACGTAATTGTAGAAGCAATTTCTCTTCCATATGGCTGGCGCATAAGTAAGACAGGCCATGGACCTTTTCCCTGAGGCGACCAGATTCGAGATTTTAGTAATGTTCCGTCTCTAAGTTTTAAGCCTTCGTCCCTGTATCTTATAGAATTCATTACTTTGTCTTAAAAAGTTTCTGGGCAATAAAGACCTCTTACGTACATAGAAAGGATCTCAGCATCAACTTCGCTTATATTTTTTTGAATTGAAATTTTCTGAATAGATTGTTGTGAACCAGCTGAAATATTTTCTTTATTTAATTCTCTGAAACTTTCGCAAATAGACTTTGCTTCATCGGGATTCCTTTTTACAACCTCAAGAAGTCTTGATTGAGCCATTGCACCTTGACTAATTCCAAATGATGTAAATATTAAAGTGATTAGTAAACCATTCATTTTCGTTAGTTTACCTAGTTTTTTTTTAATTATATTCTATTACCTAATTGTTCTTGGGTAAATTAAATAATGCTTTTTTTCGCTTTCTCTATTAAAAAGTGGGCTTTTTTTAGATCTATTATTGGAATTCTTCCTGTTCGAAGAATTCTTTCAAAGCGTCCAGTCTTTTGAACTAGCTCTTGAGGAGTAAGTCGTGAAATGGCCTTGTTGGTAATTAATCCTGAGTGCATCAGCAAGGCTGCTTCGTTGAGTTGAATATCTAAAGTACATATAAAATACGCTATACATTTAAGTCTTTTTAGATTGCGAACACTACCTAGACTTCCATAGATTAGATGATTTATTTCTTCATCGCTGATAGATAATAAAGAATCCCATGTTTTTATATTATTTGATAAAAGTATTTTTTCTTCTTGATAAAATGTTTTAGGAAGATCTTTCAATAATGAGTTATTATTCATCAGTCTCTAATAAAGTGATTTCTTCAATTTCAGCATTATTTGATAAATATTCACTTGCAGAATAATTCCTGTCTGGTAATTCTATTATCTTTGATTCTTTTAAATCATTTATTAATTCACCTAGAACAATTGGTTTACTTATTCCATCACCAGCTGATTCTATCTTTCTTAGCCTGACTTTGACCTGAGCGCCATTTCTTCCTCCCCCTTTCAAATTACCAGCTATTTGTAACAATGTTGGTTTTACAGCTTCTTTAGGGAAATCATTTGATGCTTGAGCAACAACTAAATCAAATCCATTGTCATAAACAATAGGAGCATATTTGTAACCTTCGACATTAAGCGGAGGAGAATAACTTTGCTCAAAGGCCCAGCAACTAGCAGATAGTAAAAGTGTGAAAATTGTTGTCCCAGTTAGTCGGAATTTAATTCCCCAATTAAATAAATAAGCCAAAACAGTCAAGACGCCAAGTCCTGAGCCTCCCCAGGCTAGCCATTTTGTAACATCTTGGATAACTTCAATAATAGACATAGGCTGGTTTCTCCTGAATTGATTCTTTATAGTTTGTTAGCTCCCCCAAGTTTGAGAAACAATTTTCATGGGAGATGAGTGGAGTTCTAAAAGATTAAAGCAGTGGGGACTTGCTGGAACCTTTGCGGCATTGGGTGGTGTTTTGATTTGGAGTGGCGCAGACCTACTATTAAGTAGGACTATAAGCCGTTTTTCTCCACAAATAGAGAAAACATTATCTAATTCATTAGGTCACCCTTTAAAAATAGGTTCATACAGAGGTCTTAAACCATGGGGAGTTGAGTTGGGGCCAACAATTCTACTTCCAGGTATTAAAGATTCTTCCTCAGTTAATATTTCAAATTTAACAATTAAATTTGCTCCTTTTGCGAGTTTATTTAATTGGCAACCAGTTGCAATATTTAATCCAAAAGGAACAGAAATTTTATTAAGCAAAAATGATACTGGTTCGTTTTGGATTCTTCCCCATAATGATAATCCTAAGAAAATCAACCTTCAACTAAAATTTAATTTAAAAGAACCAACCAAAATTGTATTTAATTCTGGAGATACGACATTATTAGCGAAAGGTGATCTATCTCTCAATCTTGGTAAGAAAAAGATTTATGGTGCGATTAATCTAGACTCTAAAAAACAAGGAAGCCTTTTTATTGCGGGAAATGGGTATTGGGATGGAATAGAATTTAAAACTAAAGTAAAAATTAATAAATTAAGTCTTAGTATCTTTGAGGGGATTTTAGGAAATAAGACTAATATTATCACTAGAGGAAATATAAATGGAAGTCTAAATTTGGGAGTCAAGAAAGGTTTAATCAGATGTAAGGGTGATTTACTGTTTAATGATTTAACTCTAAAAGGAGGACCTCTAAGGGAGACCTTGTCTACAAATAATTCAAAAATAAAGTGTGATAATAATAAATTTATGTTAATTGATTCTAACTGGAATTATGGATATTGGGATATATCTAACTCATCTGAAATACCATTTTATAAAAAAGATAAAACTTATATAAATTCTGTAACTTCTATTAAGATTAAAGATTTCGAACATAAACCACTTTCTTTAAAATTAAAATTACCAATTTCAATAGTTGATCGGCAATTTATTCCTGGTGAATTAAATGCTAATTTTAATTTAGAATCTTTTCCTTTAGGCGCGTTAAATCCAATACTAAATGCCTCATTATCAGGAAAATTAAATACAAAAGGTGATTTTCGTGGCCCCTTATCTTCTCTGAACTCTGCTATTAACCTTTCTTTAAACAATCCACAGATTAATGGTATCCGATTAAGAGAAAAATGGAGAGGTTCTTTTACTCGAATTCCAGGTGAACAGAAATGGGGTAGTTTGAGAATGGTATCGGAAGGTGCTTCTATCCCTGGTGATCTTCAAATTAACTTTAATAAGGATGGAAGTTTTAATGATTTAAATCTAAATAGATTAGGAGGTAAAATAAGTCTAAATCCTAAATTAAATGCATTTGAATGGGATGCTAATAAATTTAGATTAGATCGAGTAGAAGTGGCTTTCCCGCCAGAGAAAAGTTTTAAACGAATCTTTGGGGAAGTTTCAGGTAATGGACAATTTTCTCTTGATCCATTATTTCTTAATGGTGATTTAAATTTAGATTATTTTAGATTGTTAGGTTTCAAAGTAAATAAGGCAAGCATTAAAGGTCAGATTAAAAATTCAGAAACCAATTTAACAGGTGAATTAATACCAACTGAAAAGGGAAAGATTAAGTTTGACATTAATAATGGGTCCGAATTTTCTTTGTTAGCTCAAGTTAAGGATGTAAGCTCTAGTTGGATTACAGCTACAGCTTTAGAGTTGCCTAAATTAGGATTGAAGTATTCAGATGCAATGGGTAAGGCTGAAGACTTAGAAAAATTTATAATTGGTTATTCAAATAGTTCTATAGATAGTCAGTTTGACGCTTTAACTAGGTCTCAGGATTCATATAGAGATGAGATATCTAGGATAAATAATCAGAGCATTATTAACCCTTATGATCTTAATGGGAATATTAATGCTGATATTAAATTAAGTGGTCCAACTCTATCTGATTTAAATGTAGAAGCAAAAGCCTTTGGTAAGGTTTGGACAGACAAAATAAAGATTCTAAGTCCCAATGATATAAAACCTTTTAAAGCAACTTTTAATGGGAATCTATCTTCAGGTATGGGAGATTTTTCTTTACTTGATTTTAATTTTTCATTATTATCTTTATTTGCACCAATACCTTCTGCAGTTGATGGGTATTTTGGTCTAAAGGGTAAATATATTTTAGGCAATTCCACCCCACAAGTTACAGCAGATTTAATTATTAAGAATACAGTAATTTATAACAGAAATATTATTTTAGATAATGGAAATATTAAATTTAAAGATAATTATCTAGAATTTGATATTGCTCTAAGGGATAAATCTTCGGCAAATCCTGTTAAGTTAGGTGGAACCTACCCATTAATTAGTTCTTACCCTATTGATCTAAAGGTCGAAAGTCATGGTGATGGGTTGGCGTTTTTGACTGGACTAACGAAAGGGAATGTTTCTTGGACCTCAGGGACAGCTGATCTAAGCTTGTTGATTAGAGGAACCCCTGCAAAACCTCTTGCGAATGGGTTTTTGGTTTTGAAAAACAGTGAGCTACTTTTTCAAGATAAAAAGATTCATAATTTGAATAGCACAATAGTTTTTGATTTCAATAGACTTGAAGTCCGTACTCTAAAAGCAAATACAGGAGCAAACGGCATCATTAACAGTCAAGGTGGAATTTCATTATTTGATTCTCAATTAAGTGAAAGCGAGCCATTGGCTATTTCTATAGAAAAAACACGAATCAAGACCGCATTTACTGACATCAGCGCTTCGTCTAACATTGTTGTTAAGGGATCTATTTTTAAACCTCAATTAGCAGGTGAAGTATTTATTTTAGAAGGTTCAATTTTTGCTAAAAGAGCTAATAATTCAGGTAAGACTTCATCTGAAAAAAGAGATTCTATGGTGAAAATAAGTCGTAGATTACCAGAACAAAAATGGAACCAGAGAGAACCCCTGGTTTTATTTATTCAAGATGAAGATGCACCTGCAAGTCGTATAATTAGTTCTGGCTTGCCTAAAGGGTTTGAGTCAATAATCTTTGATAATTTAAAGCTTGTACTGGGCCCTTCATTGCGATTGGTTTCACAACCCTTGGCAAGCTTCGAAACAAATGGATTCCTTTTCTTAAATGGTACTTTTGACGAAACACTTGATGTTAGTGGAGTTATTAAGCTTGTAAGTGGTTACGTTAATCTCTTTACGACTACCTTTAATTTAGATCAAAGTGAACCTAATGTAGCCGTATTTGTACCGTCTATGGGCTTGGTTCCATATGTTGACGTGACTTTGAAAAGCCGTGTTCCAGATAATGTTAGAGACGTCAGTAACTTTTCCTCTAATGGTATGGCATCATTTGGTATTGGAGGATCTCGTTTTGTAAATGTCGAAGTAACGGCCTCTGGGCCTGCAGATCGTATTAGTGAAAACTTTCAATTAAGAAGTACTCCAACTTTGGGAAGAAGTGAGTTGTTAGGACTTATAGGAGGTAATTCTCTTGCAAATCTAATAAGTAGTGGAGGAAATAGTGATGTGCTTGCTAGCTTTTTGAATAGATCTTTTGCTTCGTATCTTCAAGGCAATATTAATGGTTTTTTAAGTGATAGGCTTCAAATATCTTTGTATCCTGCATATATAAATGGATCAGATTCAGACGATGATGCTAGTGATAGTAGTTCTTCAAGTACTGATCAGGAAGATACGAATTTGCCAGGTCAACAGGCATGGGTGACAGAAATAGGAGTTGACCTTAACGATAAAATTAATTTTTCAGTTCAGGCTGCTCCTAACAGACAAGATATTCCACCGAAAGGAAATATTACTTTTCAAATGAATCCCAACGTAGGTCTACTAGGCTCGTTTGATAAGAATGGGAATTGGCAAAGTCAGCTTCAACTCTATTTTAGATATTAAATAAATGAATAGTTGAATAAAATGACTTAATAAAAAATTGCTTAGTTAGATAGATTTTTATCTTCTTTTATTGCTTGATTCGCCATTAAAGGAATATTTTAAAGATAGTACAAAATTATCTTTGATTAAATAGTTGATCTAAATCAAATGAGTACAAACTTTTCAGTTCCTGATCCTACGCCCCAGCTAATAAAAGTAGCAGAGAGTGCAAAAGAAGCTTCTGTTTTGCTTGGTCAATCCACTAATGAACAAAGGTGTGAGGCTTTGATCGAAA
The sequence above is drawn from the Prochlorococcus marinus str. MIT 1013 genome and encodes:
- the petE gene encoding plastocyanin, producing the protein MIRSISTALFAFFAFLVIGVSNVNASTVEVKLGTDAGMLAFEPSTLNISAGDTVKFVNNKLAPHNAVFDGNDALSHPDLAFAPGESWERTFSTAGTYDFYCEPHRGAGMVGKVVVN
- a CDS encoding NAD-dependent epimerase/dehydratase family protein, with the translated sequence MKNEIILITGASGCVGQYIVNWLIENSSSELFLWVRDPKKITSINLENPRIKILVGDLRQSNKFKKELSEVNRVIHTATAWGDPKRAKEVNIDAVKNLLDLLNPSNIKQIIYFSTASVLDRNLNLLPEAFTYGTEYIQTKAQCLKELESHQLATKIIAVFPTLVFGGRLDGKSKFPTSYLTKGLRDALKWIWLARWIKLFSRFHFIHAADIAFICGHLATSNFKPTQLVTGTKIKKFVLGQPYISIDVVIQTLLRWKGMSKVPQIPLWTWLVELLTTLLPIQITNWDRFSLRQKHFIHEPVTSPETFGGISYAKTLSQVLHNSGLTKH
- the hemE gene encoding uroporphyrinogen decarboxylase — protein: MNETTPLLLRAARGENVERPPVWMMRQAGRYMKVYRDLRDNHPSFRERSENPDLSYEISMQPFKAFQPDGVILFSDILTPLPGMGINFDIVESKGPLINDPIRSLKQVKDLKPLQPEESMSFVGEVLGRLRESVGNKAAVLGFVGAPWTLAAYVVEGKSSKNYAVIKSMAFQEPELLHQLLNHFAESIANYLSYQIESGAQVVQMFDSWAGQLSPQDYDEFAAPYQQKVVNLVKEKHPDTPMILYISGSAGVLERMGQTGVDIVSLDWTVDMADGLKRLPQAVGVQGNVDPGLLFGTPDAIRSRIVDVVKKAKGRKHILNLGHGILPGTPEDNARVFFEAGKNVNELIKVSS
- the glgB gene encoding 1,4-alpha-glucan branching protein GlgB, whose protein sequence is MTVSILLDSLKDDGQRLSECRHENPFSILGPQPFKDKWIIRIWMPEASAVELIIQGTKIQLQNPNHEWIFEGVTEKDPGTDYQVKVQRGGIEHVQNDPWSFRKEWMGEIDRHLFAEGNHHHIWRKMGAHLTEIDNKQGVMFCLWAPNARSVSLIGDLNSWDGRHHPMQKRLGGIWELFIPGLSEGDLYKYEIRTEKGHCYEKADPYGFQHEVRPAKSSVISKIDSFQWNDQSWISNRDNRDPLAQPISVYEMHLGSWMHASSDDPFINSNGDHRAPVPAADMKPGSRLLTYKELANKVIPYVKERGFTHIELMPISEHPFDGSWGYQVTGWYAPTSRYGSPDEFRAFVDSCHKEGIGIILDWVPGHFPKDQHGLAYFDGSHLYEHSDPRIGEHKEWGTLIFNYSRNEVRNFLVANLIFWFDQFHIDGIRVDAVASMLYKDYLRPEGEWIPNENGGNENFEAVRFLQQANHVLFQHFPGALSIAEESTTWTGVTKPTDIDGLGFNLKWNMGWMHDMLDYFEIDPWFRQFNQNNITFSICYNFTENFMLALSHDEVVHGKSHLLHKMPGDDWQKYANTRALLAYMWTHPGKKTIFMGMEFGQRQEWNVWDDLQWDLLNHEPHKGIQKLVDDLNTLYKKEPALWRNDFDEYGFQWIDCDDNKNSVISFMRREKTDGEWLVIVANFTPQDHSNYRIGVPVDGFYEEIFNTDASQYGGSNLGNMGGKSTDLYTIHGYENSIDLCLPPLSVLILKHKSKKN
- a CDS encoding CocE/NonD family hydrolase — protein: MNSIRYRDEGLKLRDGTLLKSRIWSPQGKGPWPVLLMRQPYGREIASTITYAHPSWWASKGYLVVIQDVRGQGGSEGEFSGFSQEASDTSQTHNWVRSLPECNGLLGTYGFSYQGLTQLIAEEGTPPPDCIIPAMTGLSENEHWSCEGGAFWWHLGIGWGLQLAAQKAQREKNWTAWHEIRENLESKKYLYNGHYLLKKNDPEGMAYKWLNLSSSKTPQWKTHEPLDSWLKKPLLLIGGWWDPHLKGILDIFEKSKKTGGNPKLLIGPATHLQWWEGVQRTQLDFFDSHLKEKNKEIDFPQINLWNLTTKSWELSVQNKAPTWNLLSEGLAATSHLEGRLVPYSDLESDSEVNLVHDPWRPIPAIGGHLSDTAGEANRYNLDIRPDVAVFTSDPILNNLRLEGIPNLFLETKCDRESFDLFVALSIIPTAVENTATQLSTGVLRIANCDKGIKSAKQIRLQPILATFKEGDRLRISISGSGWPAIGINPGQSQYLCAEPSPNCLVTTISLLLLNSKLKFESLISS
- a CDS encoding DUF4332 domain-containing protein is translated as MNNNSLLKDLPKTFYQEEKILLSNNIKTWDSLLSISDEEINHLIYGSLGSVRNLKRLKCIAYFICTLDIQLNEAALLMHSGLITNKAISRLTPQELVQKTGRFERILRTGRIPIIDLKKAHFLIEKAKKSII
- a CDS encoding Ycf51 family protein — its product is MSIIEVIQDVTKWLAWGGSGLGVLTVLAYLFNWGIKFRLTGTTIFTLLLSASCWAFEQSYSPPLNVEGYKYAPIVYDNGFDLVVAQASNDFPKEAVKPTLLQIAGNLKGGGRNGAQVKVRLRKIESAGDGISKPIVLGELINDLKESKIIELPDRNYSASEYLSNNAEIEEITLLETDE